In the Magnetospirillum sp. WYHS-4 genome, GCCTGCCGACTTCAGGCCCTTGGCGGCATATCCCACCAGGCCCACCAGGTAGTAGCTGATCGCCACCACCGACAGACCTTCCACGGTTTCCTGCAGCCGCAACTGGAGGTGGGCCCGCTTGTCCATGGATTTGAGCAGGTCGCGGTTCTTTTCCTCCAGCGCGATGTTGACCCGGGTGCGCAGCAGGTCGCCGGCCCGGTCGATGCGCGCCGACAGGGATTCCAGGCGCTGCCAGACCGACTCGCAGGTCGCCATGGCGGGGCTCAGGCGCCGATGCATGAATTCGGCCACCGTCTGCAGGCCGGGCAAGCGGTCTTCCCGCAAGTCCGCGATGCGCGCCTGTACCAGGGCGTGGTAGGCCCGCGAGGCCGACAGCCGCCCCGCCGAGGCCGAGGCCAGCCGCTCGCAGTCCGCCGCCAAGCGGTTCAGACGATCCAGCAGGGCGCGGTCGTCGTTGCCGTCCTTGGGGTCGGCCAAGCTGTCGGTGATGCCGGTCAACAACCGGCCATGCTCGGCGACGGTCGGAGCCAACTCGCGGGCCAATGGCAAGGCGCGCAAGGCCATCATGCGGTAGGTCTCGATCTCGGTCAGCCGTTGCAGCACGCGCCCGGCTTGGCCGCGAGTCAGGCCATCGTCGCGCACCAGCGCACGGCCGAAACCGTCTGTATGGATGCGGAAGTCGGTGGCCAAGGCCGCCGCCCCGGCGATGCGGCTGCCGCAGAGGGAATGCCCGCCGAAAAGGACCTGGAGGTTCTCGGGCGACCGCTCTCCCGTCTCGAAGACCACATGCAGGGCAGCCAGAACTTCGCCGGGCAGACAGGCCAGCCAGTCGCCGGGCACGACGTCCAGGGCGCTGCCTTGGAAGGGCTCGGCGAAGGGGCCGGGAACCAGGAAGGTATAGCAGGAGAACTCGGTATGGCGCTCCCAGCGCAGTCGAAAGGGCCCCAGGTCGGCGGCGTGGTGGACGGCATCACCAGCCGGCGTCGGCGCCCCCAGCCGGATGCAAAGCTCCGCCACCTGACGGCGTTCGGCATCCGGGTCGCAGCCAAGCAGCGCCAAATGGGACGCTCGGGCCGGGGTGGAGAAGCTCTCGTGCGGACGGGCGTGGATTTCATCGGCGAGTAGCCGGCGCTGCGGATGTTCCGGGGGCAGTCGGGGGCTCACGGGGCTTCGTCGTTGTCGAGTTCGGCCAGCATGGGCGCCGCGTCCTCGATGCGCAGGATGCGCTCGATGCCCTGCTTCATCTCGGTCATCACGAATTCGGCACGCTTGACCGGTCCGCCGATCTCGGGCTTGGGGAACAGAGCCGTCCAGGCGTCCATCTTGACCGTAAGCGAGCAGAGCACGCCGCCGATGGTCGTATGGTAGCTTTCGATGAGTTGCTGGACCTTGCGGAACTTGGCGCCGGTGATGTTGTCCCACATCTTCTCGGTGGAGCGGTCGAAGTTCTCGAAGCGCCCCGAGATGTTGGCCATCAGGTTGTTGAAGGTGGCCTGCACCTGGGTGCAGGTCTTCATCAGGCCGGGGTCGGCCTTGAGCTGCCAGTTCTTGCGGATCTCGTCCAGGGAATCGAGAAACTGGTCGATGGAAGGCGTGATGTCGTCCAGGCACTTCCGGTAGTAAGACAGAGACAGGAAGATGTCGCCGTAGTCCTCCAGGAACCGCGGCACCTCTTCCAGCTTGATGCCCAACTTGCCGGCCATGACTTCCAGCTTCTGCCTGGCCTTGCGGATGTCGGGGTCGCGGAACAGGCCGATCACGTCTTCGAAGCTCTGGATGCTCAGGTCCTCGTCGCCGTAGATCTGCAAGATGAGCGGCCGGGTGAAGCGGGCCATGTATTCGGTCAGTTCGCGGTTCTTCGCCGGCGACAGCTTCAAGGCAGCGATGTCGTTGACCGGAATGCCGTTCTGGCGCAACAGCACCCGCAGGGAATAGACGTCGTAGGATGGCATCAAGGCCAGCTTGCGCAGCAGGATCAGGTCGGGATGGGGATCGTTGGTCGGCCAGCCGAACTCGTGGGCCAGATCCTCGACGCCCAACTGGCCGCTGCCGGACTCGGAACTCTTGAAGATCTCGACCATCGTCTCCAGTCGGATGTTCTTGATCAGGCGGGCGCGTTTCAGGGCGGGGGTCTGGATGGGCAGGATGGCGAGCGGCAGGATATGCAGCGAATCACAGTCCTCTTCGCTGATCTCCAGCGCTACCGGCGCGGGCTGCTCGGTCATACGGAAAGTCCTGTCGTTCCCCAGTCCATTCCCTACTACCATGTTGCTAACGAAACGCTAAGAGGGCAAAACTCCGCCATGCCCCGCTATCGCATCACCGTGGAATACGACGGCAGCGGCTTCGTCGGCTGGCAACGCCAAGCCGCGGGCGCCAGCGTCCAGCAGACCTTGGAAGAAGCCGTCGCCCGGTTTGCCGGGACGGAAGTCCGCCTGCATGTGGCCGGGCGCACCGATGCCGGCGTCCACGCGCTGGGCCAGGTGGCCCACTTCGACCTGGAGAAGGACTGGCCCCCCGACAAGGTGCGCGACGCCCTGAACTACTGGGTGAAACCGCGGTCCATCGCGGTGCTGCGGGCCGAGGTGGCGGATGCCGGTTTCCACGCCCGCTTCTCGGCCGTCGAACGAACCTACCTGTACCGCATCCTCAACCGTCGCGCCCCGCCGGCCCTCGACCGGGACCGGGTCTGGTGGGTGAGCGCGCCGCTGAACGCCGAGACCATGGCGGAGGCCGCACGGGAACTTCTGGGCCGGCACGACTTCACCACCTTCCGCGCCGCGCTCTGCCAAGCCAATTCGCCGGTGCGCACCCTGGACCAGTTGGAGGTGTCGCGGCGGGGCGAGGAAATCCACGTGGTCGCCCGCGCCCGTTCCTTCCTCCATCACCAGGTGCGCAACATGGTGGGGACGCTGAAGCTGGTGGGGGAAGGCAAGTGGACGCCCGCCGACGTCCGCCGGGCCCTGGAAGCCCGCGACCGCGCCCAGGGCGGCCCCACCGCCCCGGCGTCCGGGCTCTACCTGACCGGGGTCGGGTATTAGCCCTCGCGCAGATTGTCCTGTTTCCCTGTCGCCCGAATCTTGCCATATTCCGGTGCCAACGGAAGGATGCTCCTTCCCCGCGCGGGCTTGCCCGCGCTTCATTCGGTCCAGAACACATTCAGACAGGCGAGACAGGCAAGCGATGGCCGGCCATTCCCAGTTCAAGAACATCATGCACCGCAAGGGCGCGCAGGACGCCAAGCGGGCGAAGGTTTTCGCCAAGTGCATCCGTGAAATCACCGTGGCCGCCAAAAGCGGCCTGCCCGATCCCGCATCCAACCCGCGCCTGCGCGCCGCCATCCTGGCGGCCAGGGCGGCCAACATGCCCAAGGACACCGTGGACCGCGCCATCAAGCGCGCGGTGGGCGGCGAGGACACCGCCATTTACGAGGAAGTGCGCTACGAGGGCTACGGCCCCGGCGGCGTCGCGGTGATCGTCGAGGCCCTGACCGACAACCGCAACCGCACCGCTTCCGAAGTGCGCACCGCCTTTTCGAAGAACGGCGGCACCATGGGCGAGACGGGCAGCGTCAGTTTCATGTTCCAGCGCGTCGGCCTGATCCACTATCCGACGGCGGCCGCGGAAGCCGAGGCCATGTTCGACGCGGCCCTGGAAGCGGGCGCCGACGACGTGGAATCGACCGACGACGGCCATGTCGTCACCTGCGCCCCCGACAACCTGTCCGTGGTGCGCGACGTCCTGTCTGCCAAGTTCGGTGACGCGGCGGCGGCCCGCCTGGACTGGAAGCCGCAGAATTCCGTGCCGGTCGCCGACGAAGCGGTCGCCGGCACCCTGTTCAAACTGCTGGACGCCTTGGACGACAACGACGACGTGCAACGGGTGGCGGCGAATTTCGACGTCCCCGATGCGATCATGGAACGCCTGGACGCCTGACCATCCATGGGCGCCGGGACAGACGGACAAAGAGGATAATGCGGCTTCTTGGACTGGACCCGGGCTTGCGCACCACCGGCTGGGGCGTGATCGAGGTGGAAGGCAACCGCCTCGCCCATGTCGCCGACGGCGCGGTGCGCAGCGACGAAACCCTGTCGCTGGCCGAACGCTTGGCGCAGTTGTACGAGGGCCTGGTCGATGTCGTCCGGCATCACCGCCCGGCCGAGGCGGCGGTGGAACAGACCTACGTCAACCGCAATCCCGAGACGACCCTGAAGCTGGGCCAGGCGCGCGGCGTGGCGCTTCTGGCTCCGGCCCTGGCCGGGGTACCGGTGCACGAATATGCGCCGAGCCTGGTCAAAAAAAGCCTGGTCGGCACCGGCGCCGCCGGCAAGGAGCAGGTGCAGGCGATGGTGCGCATGCTGTTGCCCGGCTGCCTGCCTTCGGGTGCCGACGCGGCCGACGCGCTTGCGGTCGCCATCTGCCACGCCCACCACCGCGCCACGGCGCTGAGGCTGGTGGGGGCACGATGATCGGCAAGCTGAAAGGCGTCGTCGATTCGGTGGGCGAGGATCAGATGATCCTGGATGTGGGCGGAGTGGGCTACCTGGTCTTCTGTTCCGGCCGCACCCTGGGCCGGCTGGCCCCAGGTGAAGCGGTGGCGCTACAGATCGAAACCCAGGTGCGCGAGGACCGGATCGCCCTCTACGGCTTTCGCGATGTGGCGGAACGCGACTGGTTCCGCCTGCTGCTCACCGTGCAGGGCGTGGGGTCCAAGGTGGCGCTGGCCATCCTTTCCGCCCTTTCGGTCGATCAGTTGGTGCAGGCCGTGGCGGCCCAGGACAAAAAGGCCCTGGGCCTGGCTTCCGGCGTCGGCCCCAAACTGGCGGCCCGCATCGTCAGCGAACTGAAGGACAAGACCGGCGGCATCGCCCTGGGCCCGGCGGCTTTCGGCGGGCCCGCCCCGGCCTCGGCGGCTCCCCTCGGCCTGGCGCCCGCGTTGGCCGACGCGGTGTCCGCCCTGGTCAACCTGGGCTATGGACGTTCCGAAGCCCTGGGCGCCGCGGCGCGGGCCTCGACCAAGCTGGGCGGCGAAGCTTCCGTCGAGGCGCTGATCAAGGGTGGACTCGCCGAACTCATGCAGGGAAGCGGGCGATGACGGCCGACCGCATGGTAACCCCCGAGAAGATCGAGGTCGACGTCTCCGATCCCAGCCTGCGGCCGCGCTCGCTGGACGACTTCGTAGGCCAGCGCCAGGTCTGCGACAACCTGCGCATTTTCATCCAGGCGGCGCGCGGGCGCGGCGAAGCCCTGGACCACGTACTGTTCTACGGCCCCCCCGGCCTGGGCAAGACCACGCTGGCCCAGATCTGCTCGCAGGAACTGGGGGTGGGGTTCCGCGCCACGTCGGGCCCGGTGATCGCCCGCGCCGGCGACCTGGCGGCCATCCTGACCAACCTGCAACCCCGCGAAGTGCTGTTCATCGACGAGATCCACCGGCTCAACCCCGCGGTAGAGGAAATCCTCTATCCAGCCATGGAGGACTTCCAACTCGACCTCATCATCGGAGAAGGCCCGGCGGCGCGCAGCGTGCGCATCGACCTGCCGCCCTTCACCCTGGTGGGCGCCACCACCCGTTCCGGCCTCATCACCACGCCCCTGCGGGAACGCTTCGGCATCCCCATGCGCATGCAGTTCTACTCGCCCGAGGAATTGGAACGAATCGTGCGGCGCGGCGCCCGCCTGCTGGCCATGGACCTGACGCCGGAAGGCGCGATGGAGATCGCCCGGCGTTCGCGCGGAACCCCCCGCGTCGCCGGCCGCCTGCTGCGCCGGGTGCGGGACTTCGCGGCCGTGGCCGGCCACAGCCCGGTCGACGCGGGCGTGGCCGACGCCGCCCTCAACCGGCTGGAAGTCGATGGCCGCGGTCTGGACGCCATGGACCGCCGCTATCTTCGCTGCATCGCCGACAACTACGGCGGCGGGCCGGTGGGAGTGGAGACCATGGCCGCCGCCCTTTCGGAACAGCGCGACACCATCGAAGAGGTCATCGAGCCCTATCTGATCCAGCAAGGCTTCCTGATGCGCACGCCGCGCGGCCGCATGCTGGCCGACGCCGCCTATCGGCACCTGGGGATCGTCGTGCCGGCCCGCGCACCGGCCCAGTTGGACCTGCTGTCCCTGGCGGAGCCGGCCGATGGCTGAACCCCACGTCCATCCCATCCGGGTCTACTACGAGGACACCGACGCGGGCGGCGTGGTCTTCTATGCCAACTACCTGCGCTTCGCCGAGCGGGCCCGCACCGAGATGATGCGCGGCGCCGGATTCGAAAGCTCGCGCCTGCAGGCCGAACATGGCATCGCCCTCGCCGTCCGCAGTTGCACCGCCCTATTCCTGAAACCCGCCGTTCTCGACGATTGGCTTGAAATCCACACCCGAATCATGGAAGTGGGCGGGGCCTCCCTGCGGGCCGAACAGATCGTCCGGCGGGGCGACGAGGATCTTGTGCGGATGGAAATCCACCTTGCCTGCATGCGCCTTACCGGAGGTCCGGGGCGCTTGCCGGCGGACTTGCGGGCCCGTTTCAAAGACATATCCGAGTGAGAGGTCGAACGCCATGGAGACTACCGCCGTCCAAGCCGTGATGATGGGAGGGTCGCAACTCAATCCCGCCGACTTCTCCATGTTGAACCTGTTCATGAAGGCCGACCTGATCGTCAAGGGGGTGATCCTCCTGCTGGTGGTCGCCTCGGTCGGCTGCTGGGCCATCATCTTCGAGAAAACCTTCGTCATCCGCCGGTTGAACAAGAAGGCCGACGACTTCGAGGGGTCGTTCTGGTCCGGCCGCTCGCTGGACGAACTCTTCGACCGCACCGGCAATACGCCACGCGATCCCATGTCGGCGGTCTTCGGCGCCGCCATGCGGGAATGGCGCTTGGCGGTGACCCGCGGCGCGGTCGGGCCGGAGACCTCCGGCGCCGGACTTTCCGACCGCATCGACCGGGTGATGGAAATCACCATGAACCGCGAGATGGACCGCGCCGAACGCTACATGACCTTCCTGGCCTCCACCGGCTCGACGGCTCCCTTCATCGGCCTGTTCGGCACCGTCTGGGGCATCATGCACAGCTTCCAGAACATCGCCCTGTCGAAGAATACCAGTCTGGCCGTGGTGGCCCCCGGCATCGCCGAGGCCCTGTTCGCCACGGCGCTGGGTCTGCTGGCGGCCATCCCGGCGGTGTTGGCCTACAACAAGCTGTCGAAGGAGCTCGACCGCTACGCCGGACGCCTGGACGGCTTCGCCGGCGAGTTCTCGGCCATCCTGTCGCGCCAGATGGAGCGCGACTGATGGGCGCCTCGATCCAGAAGAGCGTCCGTTCCGGCGGACGGCGAGGCAAGGCCCAGCCGATGAGCGAGATCAACGTCACGCCCTTCGTGGACGTGATGCTCGTGCTTCTGGTGATTTTCATGGTCACCGCACCGCTGCTCACGGTGGGCGTCCAGGTCGACCTGCCGAAGACCAGTGCAACGGCCATTCCCGGCCAGGACGAACCCCTGGCGGTGTCGGTTGACGCCACCGGCAAGGTCTACATCATGGAAGCCGAGACCGACCTGGAAGCCTTGGGAGCCCGCCTGATGGCCATCACCCACGCCAACCCGGAAGCCCGTATCTTCGTGCGCGGCGACAAGGGGGTGAACTACGGCCGGGTGATGGAAGTGATGGGCGCCATCAACGCCTCGGGCTTTCGCAAGGTGGCCCTGATAACGGCCTCCAAGGACAACGCTCCGCCCGTCCCGAAGGCCAAGGCCAAGGGCGGCAGGTAGGTATCATGCGCTGGGGCATCCCGCTTTCCGTCCTGCTGCACGCCCTGGTGATCGCCTTCGGTTACCTGGGACTGCCGCATCTGCTGCGCGAGCCGGTCGTGGTCGAGGAACCCATCGTGGTCGAGATCGCCCAAGTGGCGGAAAAGACCAACGTGCCCACGGCGCCGCCGCAAAAGGCGGAGGAACCCAAGCCCGAACCGCCCAAGCCCGAACCGCCGAAGCCGGAGCCGCCGAAGCCCACGCCACCACCACCACCGCCCCCTCCTCCGCCGCCACCGGAGAAAGTGGAACCGGCGCCGCCCGAACCCAAGAAGGAGCCGGAGCCTAAGAAGCCGGAACCCAAGCCCGAGCCGAAACCCGAGCCCAAGAAGGAGCCGGAGCCCGAAAAGGCGGTGATTCCCCAGCGCTTGGCCGAAGCCAAGGTGAAACGCAAGCCGAAACCGCCGGATGATTTCACCTCGGTGCTGAAGACGCTGGAGGATCTGAAGAAGAAGCAGCCGAAAACCGAAGACAAGCCGGCACCCAGGAAGGATAGTTTCCAGGAGGATATCGCCAAGGCCATCGGCAGCCCTGGCCAGCGTAACTACAATCCGGCCATGCCGCTATCCATCAGCGAGATCGACTTGGTGCGCCAACAGATCCAGCGCTGCTGGAACGTGCCGGCCGGCGCCAAGGACGCCAAGGATCTGGTGGTCGAAATCCAGGTCGAGATGAACCCGGACGGCACCGTGCGTTCGTCCAAGGTGGTCGACCAGATGCGCATGTTCGCCGACACCTACTACCGGGCCGCCGCCGAAAGCGCCATCCGGGCCGTCAACAATCCGGCCTGCCAGCCTTTCAAGCTGCCCGCCGACAAGTACGACCGCTGGAAGACCATGACGCTCGCCTTCAATCCGAAAGACATGCTTTGAACACAATTCGCGCTACAATGCCCGGCGATTCGTTCCGAGGAGGATGATGATGACCAACCGCGTTTCCCCGCTCCGCCGCATCCTGGCGGCCGCCGTCCTGGTGCTGGCCGCCGCCGCTCCGGAAGCCCGCGCCGAACTGCGCATCGACATCACCAAGGGCGTGGTCGAACCCATGCCGATCGCGGTGACCACCTTCATCGGTACCCAGGATGAGGAATCCCGCGTCGGCCAAGGCATCGCCAGCGTGGTAGCCGCCGACCTGGAGCGTTCGGGCCTGTTCCGGCCGGTCGATCCCAAGGCCTTCATCCAGGCCCAGCCCAGCATGGACACCCTGCCGCGCTTCGGCGACTGGCGGGTTCTCAATGCCCAAGCCCTGGTCCAGGGCCGGGTCCAGAAGGTGGAAGACGGGCGGCTGCGGGTCGAATTCCGTCTCTGGGACGTCTTCGCCGAACAGCAGATGGTCGGGCTGGCCTACTACACGGTGCCCAACAACTGGCGCCGCGTCGCCCACATCGTCGCCGACGCCATCTACAAGCGCGTCACCGGCGAATCGGGCTATTTCGACACCCGCGTCGTCTACATCGCGGAAAGCGGCCCCCACAACAAGCGGGTCAAGCGCTTGGCCATCATGGACCAGGACGGCGAGAACCACCGGTTCCTCACGGACGGCAGCTCGCTGGTGCTGACCCCGCGCTTCAGCCCGACCCTGCAAGAGATCACCTACATGTCGTACCACGGCAATCTCCCCAGGGTTTACATATTCAACATCGACACCGGCCGCCAGGAAGTGCTTGGCGATTTCCCCGGCATGACGTTTGCGCCGCGCTTTTCGCCGGACGGCAAGTCGGTAATCATGAGCATGGCCAAGGAAGGCAATTCGGAAATCTATTCCATGGACCTGCGCACCCGGCAGGTGGTCAAACTGACCAATAACCCAGGCATCGACACATCGCCCAGCTATGCCCCCGACAGCCGCAAGATCGTCTTCAACTCGGACCGGGGCGGCACTCAGCAGCTCTATGTGATGGATGCGGACGGCGAGAACGTGCAGCGCATCAGCTTCGGCGATGGCCGCTACGGCACGCCCGTATGGTCGCCGCGCGGCGACCTGATCGCCTTCACCAAGATGTCCAAGGGCCGCTTCTACATCGGCGTCATGCGGCCCGACGGCAGCGGCGAACGCCTGCTGGTGGAAGACTACCTGGTCGAAGGCCCGACCTGGGCCCCCAACGGCCGCGTCCTGATGTATTTCCGCCAGCAGCCCTTCAACGGAGGCAAGAACGGGGTCACCCGCCTTTACTCGGTCGACCTCACCGGCCATAACGAGCGCGAGGTCGTGACGCCCATGGATGCGTCGGACCCGGCATGGTCGCCCTTGAACCCGTGACGAAAAGGGCCTTGAAACCTTGAAACAATCATAATATAGTCCGCGCCGCCAACGGGCCTTAGGGCCCGGTGGTGTGCCGTCTTCGTTGCAGGGCGGCTTTGTCCAAAGGTTTCAATCCTAGGCCTCGGCCGGAATGTCCGGCGAATGGCTGTTTGTACACTCCGTAAGGGGGACTCTTATGCGCAAGATCACTGCTCTGCTGGCGGCTCTGGTTCTGGCTGCCGCCTGCGAAACCGCTTCCGACACCGGCGCCACCACGGGCGGCGCTGGCGCTGGCGCTGGCGCTGGTGCCGGCTCCACCGCTGCGAAGGCTCCCGCCGAGAATTCTGTGGCCTACTTCCAGACCCAGGTCGGCGACCGTGTGTTCTTCGACTACGACAAGTTCTCTTTGAAGGCCGATGCCCGCGCCACTCTCGAGAAGCAGGCGGCTTGGCTGAAGAAGTTCCCGGCCGTGACCCTCTCCGTCGAAGGTCACTGCGACGAGCGCGGCACCCGCGAATACAACTTGGCCCTGGGCGAGCGTCGCGCCAACGCCGCTCGCGACTACCTGGTCAGCCTGGGTGTCAGCAAGGACCGCGTGAAGACGATCTCCTATGGCAAGGAGCGTCCGGTCGCCATGGGCTCCAACGAGGCCGCCTGGGCGCAGAATCGCCGTGGCGTGTCCGCCATCACCGGTGGGGCTCCGGCCAACTAAGTCGCAGCCGCGGCTTGGAGGCCTAGGATTTTGGGCGCTTGTTCGCCCGGCGAAGGCCGGGATGGGCAAGCGCCCTAATTCTGCCTAAAATGTCCTTCAGCTTCCTGTCGGGCCGCCGGGGACGCCCTCGCGCGGCGTTTGAGTGTTTGTTGGGATCATCGAGGGGATTGGGATCATGAGTCGCTTCGACCACCACGGGATTTTCTCTTTCGAGGGCTTGCGCCGTGCGGCGGCGGGAACGGTGCTCCTGATCGGCATCGCGGCCCCGTCGGGCGGTGTCTTGGCCCAGGACCGCGAAATGGGGGCCCTGATGGACCGCATCGACCGCCTGGAACGGGACATCCGGACCCTCAACGTTCAGGTCGCCCGCGGCGGCAATGCGCCGGCCACCCCCCTGTCGGTCAACGAGGGCGGTTCCGCGCCCCCCTCCGGTGCCGGCGTGGCAAGGCTCAACGACCGCATCGGCGACCTGGAGGAACAGATCCGCGGCCTTACCGGCAAGGTCGAAGAAGCCATGCACCGGGCCAACCAAGCCCACACGCGCATGGACAAGGCGGTCGGCGACATCGAATACCGCCTGGGAACTTTGGAAAAGGGCGGAGCCGCGGCCCAGCCCCCGGCCATGGGCGCCCCCCCGCAGGGAGCGGGCGGACTCGCCCCCACCGGGCCGGCCCAGGATCTAGGCAAGGGCGTGCTGCCGCTCGGTTCCCCCGCCACCATCAAGCAGGCCGACCCGGCCGCCAAGGCCCCGCAGCCGCTGGCGGCCAAGGGCCCGGCGGGCGTGGACGCTTCCGGCCAGGGCACCACGCTCATCACCGGCAAAGGCGACGCCAAGACCGCCGCCCTGCCCGAGGGATCGACCAAGGACCAATACAACCACGCATTCGATCTGCTGCGGCGCGCCCAGTACGACCAGGCGGAATTGGCTCTCCAGGCCTTCGTCGACGCCCATCCCAACGATCCTTTGACCGAAAACGCCCGTTACTGGCTGGCCGAGACCTTCTACGTACGAGCCGACTACGTGAAGGCCGCCGAGGGCTTTCTCAAGGCCTACGGTGCCGCCCCGAAGGGTGGCAAGGCCCCGGACTCCCTTCTCAAGCTGGGCATGGCCCTGTCCAACCTGGACAAGAAGGACCAGGCCTGCACCACCTTCGGGAAGCTGACGCGGGAATTCCCCGACGCCCCGGCCGTGGTCAAGAAGAAGGTGGACGGCGAGAAGACTCGGCTCGGCTGCAAGTGACCCTCCCCCTCGTTTCCGAGGAATTCGGCCGCCTGATGGCGACCGTCGGCCCCTTCGAGCGGCGGCCGCGCTTGGCCGTGGCGGTCTCGGGCGGCGCCGACAGCCTCGCCCTCGCCCGACTTGCCGCCGTCTGGGCCGAAGCCAGGGGCGGCGGTGTCACTGCGCTTACCGTGGATCACGGCCTGCGGCCCGAATCATCCGCCGAGGCCACCCGGGTAGGAGACTGGATGGCGACCTTGGGAATCGGCCATCGGGTCCTCCGCTGGGAAGGCGAAAAGCCGGCCACCGGCATTCAGAAGGCCGCCCGCCAGGCCCGCTATACCCTCCTGGAGGATTGGTGCCGACGCGAGGGCGTCCTGCACCTGCTGCTGGCCCATCACCACGACGACCAGGCGGAAACCTACCTGATGCGTCAAGCCCGCCTCAGCGGCCCCGACGGATTGGCCGGCATGGCGTCGGTGGTGGAGCGCCCGGCGGTCAGATTTCTCCGCCCTTTGCTCGATATTCCCAAGGAGCGCCTGCGAGCTACCCTCCTCGCTGCGGACCACCCCTGGATCGAAGACCCCAGCAACCGCGACCTCCGATTCGCCCGCGCCCGCTTGCGCCACGATGGAATCGCCAGCCTGGCGGCGGCGGAAGCCGCAAGTCGGGCAGGCAGGAATCGGACCGCCGCCGAGGCCGAAGTTGCCCGTTTCCTGGCCTGTTCCGCCGCCTTCCACCCGGATGGCTTCGCCCTGGTTGACGGCGCCGCCCTGGTTTCGGTGCCTCCCGACGTGGCCCGCCGGGCCCTGGAACGATTGCTGATGGCCGTGGGGAAGGCGGCCTATCCGCCGCGCGGAGACCGCCTGGAGCGCCTGCGGGCGGCGCTTGCCGAAGGCGGCGGCATCGCCCTGCGGACCTTGGGCGGCTGCCGCCTGCGACCCTGGCGGGGGCGCCTGCGTATCGAGCCGGAGGGGCCGCGTCGCCACGAGGCTGTTCTCCCCGCCGTCGGGGTCCGCTATAG is a window encoding:
- the tolB gene encoding Tol-Pal system beta propeller repeat protein TolB produces the protein MMMTNRVSPLRRILAAAVLVLAAAAPEARAELRIDITKGVVEPMPIAVTTFIGTQDEESRVGQGIASVVAADLERSGLFRPVDPKAFIQAQPSMDTLPRFGDWRVLNAQALVQGRVQKVEDGRLRVEFRLWDVFAEQQMVGLAYYTVPNNWRRVAHIVADAIYKRVTGESGYFDTRVVYIAESGPHNKRVKRLAIMDQDGENHRFLTDGSSLVLTPRFSPTLQEITYMSYHGNLPRVYIFNIDTGRQEVLGDFPGMTFAPRFSPDGKSVIMSMAKEGNSEIYSMDLRTRQVVKLTNNPGIDTSPSYAPDSRKIVFNSDRGGTQQLYVMDADGENVQRISFGDGRYGTPVWSPRGDLIAFTKMSKGRFYIGVMRPDGSGERLLVEDYLVEGPTWAPNGRVLMYFRQQPFNGGKNGVTRLYSVDLTGHNEREVVTPMDASDPAWSPLNP
- a CDS encoding TonB C-terminal domain-containing protein, which translates into the protein MRWGIPLSVLLHALVIAFGYLGLPHLLREPVVVEEPIVVEIAQVAEKTNVPTAPPQKAEEPKPEPPKPEPPKPEPPKPTPPPPPPPPPPPPEKVEPAPPEPKKEPEPKKPEPKPEPKPEPKKEPEPEKAVIPQRLAEAKVKRKPKPPDDFTSVLKTLEDLKKKQPKTEDKPAPRKDSFQEDIAKAIGSPGQRNYNPAMPLSISEIDLVRQQIQRCWNVPAGAKDAKDLVVEIQVEMNPDGTVRSSKVVDQMRMFADTYYRAAAESAIRAVNNPACQPFKLPADKYDRWKTMTLAFNPKDML
- the pal gene encoding peptidoglycan-associated lipoprotein Pal, whose translation is MRKITALLAALVLAAACETASDTGATTGGAGAGAGAGAGSTAAKAPAENSVAYFQTQVGDRVFFDYDKFSLKADARATLEKQAAWLKKFPAVTLSVEGHCDERGTREYNLALGERRANAARDYLVSLGVSKDRVKTISYGKERPVAMGSNEAAWAQNRRGVSAITGGAPAN
- the ybgF gene encoding tol-pal system protein YbgF — encoded protein: MSRFDHHGIFSFEGLRRAAAGTVLLIGIAAPSGGVLAQDREMGALMDRIDRLERDIRTLNVQVARGGNAPATPLSVNEGGSAPPSGAGVARLNDRIGDLEEQIRGLTGKVEEAMHRANQAHTRMDKAVGDIEYRLGTLEKGGAAAQPPAMGAPPQGAGGLAPTGPAQDLGKGVLPLGSPATIKQADPAAKAPQPLAAKGPAGVDASGQGTTLITGKGDAKTAALPEGSTKDQYNHAFDLLRRAQYDQAELALQAFVDAHPNDPLTENARYWLAETFYVRADYVKAAEGFLKAYGAAPKGGKAPDSLLKLGMALSNLDKKDQACTTFGKLTREFPDAPAVVKKKVDGEKTRLGCK
- the tilS gene encoding tRNA lysidine(34) synthetase TilS, whose protein sequence is MTLPLVSEEFGRLMATVGPFERRPRLAVAVSGGADSLALARLAAVWAEARGGGVTALTVDHGLRPESSAEATRVGDWMATLGIGHRVLRWEGEKPATGIQKAARQARYTLLEDWCRREGVLHLLLAHHHDDQAETYLMRQARLSGPDGLAGMASVVERPAVRFLRPLLDIPKERLRATLLAADHPWIEDPSNRDLRFARARLRHDGIASLAAAEAASRAGRNRTAAEAEVARFLACSAAFHPDGFALVDGAALVSVPPDVARRALERLLMAVGKAAYPPRGDRLERLRAALAEGGGIALRTLGGCRLRPWRGRLRIEPEGPRRHEAVLPAVGVRYSGARPHPPAILGFAVADWRERTMS